In Amaranthus tricolor cultivar Red isolate AtriRed21 chromosome 3, ASM2621246v1, whole genome shotgun sequence, a single window of DNA contains:
- the LOC130808942 gene encoding nudix hydrolase 25 — MEGLPSGYRPNVGICLINDDNLVFVASRLNVPGAWQMPQGGIEDGEDPRSAAIRELREETGVVSIEIIAEAPNWLTYDFPPAVKAKVNRLWGGEWHGQAQKWFLMRFTADEREINLATGEAEMEFSEWKWATPDEVIDQAVDYKRPVYEEVMQAFKTHIDSNPTSAKCKSAKW; from the exons ATGGAGGGTCTTCCCTCTGGATATCGTCCCAACGTTGGAATTTGTCTCATCAATGATGATAATCTG GTTTTTGTGGCTTCAAGGTTAAACGTCCCAGGAGCATGGCAGATGCCTCAG GGGGGAATTGAAGACGGAGAAGATCCTAGATCGGCAGCCATTAGAGAGTTGAGAGAAGAAACTGGAGTTGTATCAATTGAAATCATCGCGGAG GCCCCAAATTGGTTGACATACGATTTCCCTCCTGCTGTGAAGGCTAAAGTGAATCGTTTGTGGGGTGGAGAATGGCATGGTCAGGCACAAAAATG GTTCCTTATGAGATTTACAGCAGATGAGCGTGAGATAAACTTGGCCACTGGGGAAGCAGAAATGGAATTTTCAGAGTGGAAATGGGCAACTCCTGATGAGGTCATTGATCAG GCAGTGGATTATAAGAGGCCAGTATATGAAGAAGTTATGCAAGCCTTCAAGACACACATTGACAGCAACCCCACATCAGCTAAATGCAAATCAGCTAAATGGTAA
- the LOC130808943 gene encoding uncharacterized protein LOC130808943 — protein MAAIFTSNCLVGKNHVIKKHKNTSIPGSLIPFSLQTSKPSGEEDLSATTRKGEKPLSGIQALSKVSELGKRLQKNLSPKQKGDWKDVVLMSLSFGVYVYISQKIVCAYCAWMSMLK, from the coding sequence ATGGCAGCAATTTTCACGAGCAACTGTCTGGTTGGCAAAAACCATGTAatcaaaaagcataaaaatacaAGCATTCCCGGAAGTTTGATCCCCTTCTCTTTACAAACTAGTAAGCCTTCGGGGGAAGAAGATTTAAGTGCAACGACAAGAAAGGGTGAGAAGCCATTGTCGGGTATTCAAGCGTTAAGCAAAGTATCCGAATTGGGTAAAAGATTGCAGAAGAATTTGAGTCCGAAACAGAAAGGTGACTGGAAAGATGTTGTGCTAATGAGCTTGTCTTTTGGTGTTTATGTCTACATTTCTCAGAAGATTGTTTGTGCTTATTGTGCTTGGATGTCTATGCTCAAATAG